tttttcaaacaaaatgcCAAATTGGAGTCTTGCATGTGGATGAATAAATGTGATTGAAATGAAACATTCTACTTGAGATAATTTGTTAAATtacttgataaaaattaatcatggtTAAGAAAAGATATTTATGATATCGAATGTCTATCTTTGTTACAACTTTTAACATAATgattataaaaaggaaaagagtgtTTGTAACACTGAACTGTCCACTTATCAATGTTATACTCACAGTATAATGACCTATAACATGGAACTTGTGCATTACCTGATTATATATTTGATTGGAGTATACTGCTCGCGAACTTGAACTTGTATATGAGGGCGAGCCTGATgtagcggtaaagttgtgctttggtgacttgttggtcatggattcgaatccggaaacagcctctttgcatatgcaagggtaaggctgcgtacaacatctctcccccataaatttttttatactgctCGCGAACTGATCCTGTGCACTAAGAAGCAGAGGAACTTGAAACCTGTTAGTATGATCAGATAAAATCTAAATTGGAACAATGGGACCTAACAAGACTTGGCAAGCTACGCCATCAGCCAGAGCCACGGGTTTTCATGcggcaaaataaatttttttttttatcggcgtAGCAATTGTATGTTATGTTAGCAGAAAGATTTGAATCCATGACTACGTCCATCTTATCACTTCAATTcttatgttcctcctccaatcaCTTAACCAGCTTATGACTCCCAAAATAAAACTCGGTGCtacataaaaatgaagaaatgtcataatatatatttacagACTAATCagcataattttatattgtgatGCTTCTAAGATGAAATTACAGTGAATCATATCACACCAAAATTGGGTACGGACGTACTGTTTTGCAAAAAGTTGAACTGTTAGCATTAACCCAACCAATACACAATTTTCTGAGTTTTACACTAATCAGcataatttgtatattattgTGATGCTTCTAAGATCAATacgaaccaaaaaaaaaaaaaagaataaaagaatactgaaccaaagaaaggaaaaaaaatgaatttacaactCCACTGCTTCCTACGATGATGGAGGTTTTAGCTGGTTCCTTTCTGGTCAGCCAAATTTGAGTtagaaaactgaaaaaaaaataatgatgatatTATCCGGCAGCACCCCTCTCTCtcgatctctctctctctgattgAAAGAAATACTTGAATCCCCTGGTTTATATATGGATGGTTGGTTCTATTCTTCAAAAAAGTGTCTAGAGGATCGATATAGATCATAAGGAGCCCATAGATGGTCCACTATGCATGGCTTCCTAGAATCTAATCTCAACCAGGGTTTACCCTTCCCACTCCAATGCAACAAACTAATGGGCCCAGGGTGCAGGCTTCTACATTTTCCTTCGAAGTTATCTCCACCCAAACCATGCTGGTTCCATCTATGATCAACCGCTTTTATGTTCCCCGCCAAAACCAACAGAAACGGCGGAAGAGACCCCAAATGATAGATCCTCTTCTGCTGTTTCTGCACCGCCATCCACTCCTCCACCTTCTCCGTGTACCTCTCCTTCCTCCACGTGTCCACGTCCATCACCATCACCCCCGTGTTGAAATAGCACGGCTTCCTTCCCCTGAACGTCTTGGCAAGAACCGGGTCCGACCAAAAATTATCCGTGAAATACAGCGTGAAGTTTGCATGACAATATTCCGGCGCAGCCACGACTTTTCCTTTCATATCAACACCATAAAGCTTGGCTATGTCGTCAACCACCACCAGGTCAGAGTCCAAATATATCACACGTTTCACGTTTTCTGGTATGGTATCGGCCAGGTATATTCTGGCGTAATTCAGGGGCTGGTCCAAGGCCTGTCGAATGGACTTGGATATCTTGCCGCGGACCCTGTTGGAGTCAAACGGGTAAATCTTCATCTTGAGGTAAGGGAAGGTAGACAAAATGCTGGAGAAGAGTTCGGGAGGGTCGTCATGGGAGGAGAGGAAGTGGAAGGCCAGGTTCTCGGGACACGTTGAATGTTGAAGCATGGAGAGCACCGCGGCCATGGTGCCACGAAGATAGTTAGTATCCAGGGTCATGGCTACGTTAATGGTGGCGGAAGGCGAGGAGCCGCAGTCCTCGCCGTTGCGGAAGGCAGGGGCCTCCCGGAAGAGAGGGAGCTCCGGGGAAGGACGGCGGACAAGGCCGAGGCGAATGGCGGAGGAGACggagaggaggaagaggagggaCAGGAGGCCAATTAGGGAGGTGGAGCTCCGAAAGACCATCCTGTCGGAATGTTatatgtttgttgttgtgtttgtccTCAACACAATCCTCCGGGGGGTGTCAGAGAGAATATAGCGAACaagatatgatatgatatgaatTTAGAGAGGGAAATGAATGAGTCATTGCGTTGGGGATCAGATGAATGAGATACAAATTCTGAGGATGGGAGCAACTCTCGGGGCTATCTTTGACTTGGGATGGACTATTTTAGAAACCTGCACCTCAAATCTCTTAaataactcttttcttttcttggaaTACtctttttacaatttaaaagGTCTTGGTCTGCATCACAGACTAAAACAAGGGATCCTCCAATTTTCAATTCGTCAATTGTTGACTCCCCTAAGGCTGCTGATTGCTGAATATTGTCTGCGCGCAGTATTCCGGAGGAAACATAGTAAGACACAATACTGACTACTACTTTATttgcacacacacaaaatcactttaatttttcacttccaaaattttatacttattttattttttatgttttttccttACATCTATTATTTTCTCATTCTTTCCCTCTTATCTCTCATATTCAccctttaaaaagaaaagaaaaaaaagtaagttaagcataaaattaaaatatgaaaaaaaaaatgaaggattgttaTTTGCACTGCAATGCAAGAGACGAAAGTTCCTTCTAAGTTATAATAGCCCCAAGATACAAATAAgtttaaagatgtttttttgattttaGATCAGTGTTTTTTCATTggtttttataagtattttattaattttagttcttgtaattttgcgtatttttaattttaatttttataagatattttacttatttttaatttgtttgtttgtatttttttcaattttgattcttctcaaggtcaaattttaaaaaaaatattacatgaaccaaaattttaaaaacacaaatttacaagagaaaaaataaatagaatattttacaaaaacGAAATTGGAAAAACGACatcttaaaatgattaaaattgataaaataaacttacaccaaaaataaaaataaaaagtattgactattaagattttaaagttgCTTATAATAtggatcaaataaataattttatgtcatATCATTAAATTTGGTCTCATCAGATTAGTCTCTAACCCatcaatattttgaaatgatcaaaatcataaattttacaaaagtaaaaactaaatgtctctatttaaaatagaggtattaaatctataattttttaaaaatataaggactaattgttttcattttaaaataaagaaactaaatttatggattttaaaaaataggagatctaaattacatttaagccaaagaaaaatatcataagcttttataaaatacataatgTCATGACAAATAAAATCCAAAATACTTAAGTTTCTATAAATCATAATTACCATGTAtgtatttttatactttaaaaatattctataacttttttcatttttaatattatataaaattaaaagaataaagtaaTAAAAGTAGTATCAATTTattcactttattttattttttattatacaaataCAGTTGGAAAAATAATTGGACAAATAGTATTTTTGTACCTAAATGTGCAGAGCACCGACAAATTTATCACTGAAATatgaatattcaaattttaatccctgaaaacaataaaagtaaaacaa
This region of Glycine soja cultivar W05 chromosome 17, ASM419377v2, whole genome shotgun sequence genomic DNA includes:
- the LOC114392051 gene encoding probable galacturonosyltransferase-like 4 yields the protein MVFRSSTSLIGLLSLLFLLSVSSAIRLGLVRRPSPELPLFREAPAFRNGEDCGSSPSATINVAMTLDTNYLRGTMAAVLSMLQHSTCPENLAFHFLSSHDDPPELFSSILSTFPYLKMKIYPFDSNRVRGKISKSIRQALDQPLNYARIYLADTIPENVKRVIYLDSDLVVVDDIAKLYGVDMKGKVVAAPEYCHANFTLYFTDNFWSDPVLAKTFRGRKPCYFNTGVMVMDVDTWRKERYTEKVEEWMAVQKQQKRIYHLGSLPPFLLVLAGNIKAVDHRWNQHGLGGDNFEGKCRSLHPGPISLLHWSGKGKPWLRLDSRKPCIVDHLWAPYDLYRSSRHFFEE